In Excalfactoria chinensis isolate bCotChi1 chromosome 5, bCotChi1.hap2, whole genome shotgun sequence, a single genomic region encodes these proteins:
- the ELF5 gene encoding ETS-related transcription factor Elf-5 isoform X1: MLDSVTPSTLLSNTMVCDPLMSWTEIFGTTEDDYPTCDHQTDSDSFWTSIHPEHWSKHNVCEWLQFCCDQYKLDANCISFSHFNISGLQLCNMTQEEFLNAAGICGEYLYFILQNIRMHGTSFFTDLEETKLSNKDLRDKACMRAGGISSQECHSHGRTNLQSSHLWEFVRDLLLSPEENSGILEWEDRGQGIFRVVKSEALAKMWGQRKKNDRMTYEKLSRALRYYYKTGILERVDRRLVYKFGKNAHGWQENKI; encoded by the exons ATGCTGGATTCAGTAACACCCAGCACGCTGCTGTCAAACACAATGGTTTGTGATCCCCTGATGTCTTGGACAGAGATATTTGGGACAACTGAAGATGACTATCCCACCTGTGACCATCAGACAG ATTCTGATTCTTTCTGGACATCTATCCATCCAGAGCACTGGAGTAAGCACAATGTCTGCGAatggctgcagttctgctgtgatCAGTACAAGCTAGATGCcaactgcatttccttttcccattttaaTATCAGTGGCTTACAGCTGTGCAACATGACCCAGGAAGAGTTCCTGAATGCTGCAGGCATTTGTGGTGAATACTTGTATTTCATCTTACAGAACATCAGGATGCACG GCACGTCCTTTTTTACTGACTTAGAAGAAACAAAGTTATCCAACAAGGACT TGCGTGATAAGGCATGCATGAGGGCAGGTGGCATCAGCAGCCAAGAATGTCACAGTCATGGTAGAACAA ACTTGCAGAGTTCACATTTGTGGGAATTCGTAAGAGacctcctcctttctcctgaagaaaacagtggcaTTCTGGAATGGGAGGACAGGGGACAAGGCATTTTTCGGGTTGTCAAATCAGAAGCTCTAGCAAAGATGTGgggacaaaggaagaaaaatgacagaatgACATATGAGAAATTGAGCAGAGCACTTCG ataCTACTATAAAACAGGCATTTTGGAACGAGTGGACAGAAGGCTGGTGTACAAGTTTGGGAAGAATGCCCACGGGTGGCAGGAGAACAAGATATGA
- the ELF5 gene encoding ETS-related transcription factor Elf-5 isoform X2 — translation MLDSVTPSTLLSNTMVCDPLMSWTEIFGTTEDDYPTCDHQTVRDKACMRAGGISSQECHSHGRTNLQSSHLWEFVRDLLLSPEENSGILEWEDRGQGIFRVVKSEALAKMWGQRKKNDRMTYEKLSRALRYYYKTGILERVDRRLVYKFGKNAHGWQENKI, via the exons ATGCTGGATTCAGTAACACCCAGCACGCTGCTGTCAAACACAATGGTTTGTGATCCCCTGATGTCTTGGACAGAGATATTTGGGACAACTGAAGATGACTATCCCACCTGTGACCATCAGACAG TGCGTGATAAGGCATGCATGAGGGCAGGTGGCATCAGCAGCCAAGAATGTCACAGTCATGGTAGAACAA ACTTGCAGAGTTCACATTTGTGGGAATTCGTAAGAGacctcctcctttctcctgaagaaaacagtggcaTTCTGGAATGGGAGGACAGGGGACAAGGCATTTTTCGGGTTGTCAAATCAGAAGCTCTAGCAAAGATGTGgggacaaaggaagaaaaatgacagaatgACATATGAGAAATTGAGCAGAGCACTTCG ataCTACTATAAAACAGGCATTTTGGAACGAGTGGACAGAAGGCTGGTGTACAAGTTTGGGAAGAATGCCCACGGGTGGCAGGAGAACAAGATATGA